One genomic region from Thermoleptolyngbya sichuanensis A183 encodes:
- a CDS encoding type 1 glutamine amidotransferase family protein has protein sequence MSLANTPQALHPAAQTSQWRLRPGYLSEGDSDFESVHVLIGQFLADRHSPDPLPDDSLLTENTEFRWGAQKPLEKVIASQAELDFLLQHPALFRSAIAIIEPWEHVGRNPLGEGVRASLNVAYIAQKIADCDSILFPMWSSGLLDLDVVVPLITAGLAVVVEGGDPSVRDASTFDGAQCSLEDLHRLVERLLISRSPTSALALFICLGHQLAAQAHINLIKQAVREVLSLDSLPRDPDGKMLKALRRVCQRIEAIGSSLKITKRNGHVIAEGWDHPEFAVGPNEHKEVGDRQLHHYQSPDGDAQGIPEELITAHEITADQYEGVIDTAIEYEREINIAMFHSDEVNEEAILFANWAYRLLHDAMIPYRSVIAGSRLAWLLKLPDAVEILCSTTIGEEVVTECSATCIIYRDFESKQVRRSFTCQFHPELLSDLRAVGHSAPPSYAQLKADDGARLFARLLYEGMQE, from the coding sequence ATGAGCTTAGCCAATACACCCCAGGCGCTACATCCAGCAGCCCAAACGAGCCAGTGGCGGCTGCGTCCGGGCTATCTGAGCGAAGGAGATTCGGATTTTGAATCAGTGCATGTGCTGATTGGGCAGTTTTTGGCCGATCGCCATTCGCCTGACCCCCTACCCGATGACTCCCTCTTGACCGAAAACACCGAATTTCGATGGGGAGCGCAGAAACCCCTGGAAAAGGTGATTGCTTCCCAGGCAGAGCTAGATTTTTTGCTGCAACATCCGGCGCTGTTTCGCAGTGCGATCGCCATTATTGAACCCTGGGAACACGTCGGGCGAAACCCCCTCGGAGAAGGGGTGCGAGCTTCTCTCAACGTGGCCTACATCGCCCAGAAGATTGCCGATTGCGATTCCATCTTGTTCCCCATGTGGTCGTCGGGGCTGCTCGACCTGGATGTGGTGGTGCCGCTGATCACCGCTGGGCTGGCCGTCGTGGTAGAAGGCGGCGATCCGTCGGTTCGGGATGCCTCTACGTTTGATGGGGCCCAGTGTTCCCTGGAAGACCTGCATCGGCTGGTTGAGCGGCTGCTGATCTCGCGATCGCCCACCAGTGCGCTGGCGCTGTTCATCTGTCTGGGGCATCAATTGGCGGCGCAGGCGCATATTAACCTGATTAAACAAGCCGTCCGGGAGGTGCTAAGTCTGGACTCGCTGCCCCGCGATCCGGATGGAAAAATGCTAAAGGCTTTGCGGCGGGTGTGCCAGCGCATCGAAGCGATCGGCAGTTCGCTTAAGATTACCAAGCGCAATGGCCATGTGATTGCCGAGGGCTGGGATCATCCAGAGTTTGCGGTGGGGCCGAACGAACACAAGGAAGTGGGCGATCGCCAGCTTCATCACTACCAATCCCCCGATGGCGACGCGCAGGGCATTCCCGAAGAGCTAATCACTGCCCATGAAATCACCGCTGACCAGTACGAAGGCGTGATTGATACCGCCATTGAGTATGAGCGCGAAATCAACATCGCCATGTTTCACTCGGACGAGGTGAACGAAGAAGCCATCCTGTTTGCGAACTGGGCCTACCGACTGCTGCACGATGCCATGATTCCCTACCGCTCGGTGATTGCGGGGAGCCGTCTGGCGTGGCTGCTGAAGCTGCCGGATGCGGTGGAGATCCTGTGTTCCACGACGATCGGCGAGGAAGTTGTTACCGAGTGTTCTGCAACGTGCATCATCTATCGAGATTTTGAAAGCAAGCAGGTGCGCCGCTCGTTCACCTGCCAGTTTCACCCAGAGCTTCTATCAGATTTGCGGGCCGTGGGGCATTCTGCGCCGCCCAGCTATGCACAGCTGAAGGCCGACGATGGCGCACGGCTGTTTGCCCGCCTGCTGTACGAAGGGATGCAGGAATAG
- a CDS encoding citrate synthase: MTACEYRPGLDGVPATQSSISFVDGQNGILEYRGIHIEELAKHSTFLETSYLLIWGVLPTREELADFKHEVQTHRRLKYRIRDMMKCFPESGHPMDALQACAAALGLFYSRRALEDPAYIRAAVVRLLAKIPTMVAAFQLMRKGNDPIQPRDDLDYAANFLYMLTEQEPDPLAAQIFDVCLTLHAEHTINASTFSAMVTASTLTDPYAVVASAVGTLAGPLHGGANEEVILMLEEIGSVENVQPYLETCLERKSKIMGFGHRVYKVKDPRAIILQNLAEQLFEKFGRDHYYDIAIAMEKAVEEKLGHKGIYPNVDFYSGLVYRKLGIPTDLFTPVFAIARVAGWLAHWKEQLEANRIFRPTQIYTGDHNKPYIPIDERNGFVSDSLLPELVAK; the protein is encoded by the coding sequence ATGACGGCTTGCGAATACAGACCTGGTTTGGACGGGGTGCCCGCCACCCAATCCAGCATTAGCTTTGTCGATGGTCAGAATGGCATTCTGGAGTATCGGGGCATTCACATTGAGGAACTGGCGAAACACAGCACGTTTCTAGAAACCTCCTATCTGCTGATTTGGGGCGTGTTGCCCACCCGTGAAGAATTGGCAGACTTTAAGCACGAGGTGCAAACGCATCGACGGCTGAAGTACCGCATCCGCGACATGATGAAGTGCTTCCCAGAGAGCGGTCATCCGATGGATGCGCTCCAAGCCTGTGCCGCAGCGCTGGGGCTGTTCTATTCTAGGCGGGCGCTCGAAGACCCAGCCTACATCCGGGCGGCGGTGGTGCGGCTGCTGGCCAAAATTCCCACAATGGTTGCGGCGTTTCAACTGATGCGAAAGGGAAACGACCCTATTCAGCCCCGCGACGATCTGGACTATGCTGCTAACTTTCTCTACATGCTGACGGAGCAGGAACCTGACCCGCTGGCGGCGCAGATTTTTGATGTCTGCCTAACCCTCCATGCAGAACACACCATCAACGCATCGACCTTTTCGGCAATGGTGACGGCTTCAACGCTGACCGATCCCTATGCGGTGGTTGCGTCGGCCGTGGGGACGCTTGCCGGGCCGCTACACGGTGGCGCGAACGAAGAAGTAATTTTAATGCTGGAGGAAATCGGCTCCGTGGAAAACGTGCAGCCGTACCTAGAGACCTGCCTAGAGCGCAAGTCCAAGATTATGGGCTTTGGGCATCGGGTATATAAGGTGAAAGACCCCCGCGCCATCATTCTGCAAAACTTGGCAGAGCAACTGTTTGAGAAGTTTGGGCGCGATCACTATTACGATATTGCGATCGCCATGGAAAAGGCGGTCGAAGAAAAGCTGGGTCACAAGGGAATTTATCCAAACGTGGACTTCTACTCTGGGCTGGTATACCGCAAGCTGGGGATTCCGACAGACTTGTTTACGCCCGTGTTTGCAATCGCCCGTGTGGCGGGCTGGCTAGCCCACTGGAAGGAGCAACTCGAAGCCAACCGCATCTTCCGTCCTACCCAGATCTATACAGGCGACCACAACAAGCCCTACATCCCCATCGACGAACGCAATGGTTTCGTCAGCGACTCCCTGCTTCCAGAGCTAGTGGCTAAGTAA
- a CDS encoding DUF928 domain-containing protein, protein MSLFSAVVQSACKPLAKAFLAAIALGITLGSVPITALAQDYVPPNRGLPGRREGGGTRGCWTSAVPGEQNRLTAIVPAQNLGYTLSEYPTFFVYVPAAYAEKAAAAELILTDDQDTEIYRTSFSTGNQSGILRISLPAEANMAPLEIGRDYHWSFALVCDPNDPSGNLVVDSWIQRVQPSAELAAAIATTSPADLPALYARSGIWYEAIASLTDPYRQPTDGAIVTQWQNLLNSVGLSNIAAELPIAPPNLSQRSPQ, encoded by the coding sequence TTGTCTCTCTTCTCTGCTGTGGTACAGTCGGCTTGCAAACCCCTCGCCAAAGCCTTTCTAGCGGCGATCGCCCTTGGCATCACCCTCGGCAGTGTCCCCATCACAGCGCTGGCGCAGGACTACGTTCCCCCCAACCGCGGCCTGCCCGGACGGCGCGAAGGCGGCGGCACTCGCGGCTGTTGGACAAGCGCAGTTCCCGGTGAACAGAACCGCCTCACAGCTATCGTTCCGGCACAAAACCTGGGCTATACCCTCAGCGAATATCCCACCTTTTTCGTCTACGTTCCGGCTGCCTATGCTGAAAAAGCCGCCGCAGCCGAGCTAATCCTGACCGACGACCAAGACACCGAAATCTATCGCACCAGCTTCAGCACGGGCAATCAGTCTGGCATTCTCCGCATCAGCTTGCCTGCCGAAGCGAACATGGCTCCCCTGGAAATCGGGCGCGATTATCACTGGAGCTTTGCCCTGGTTTGCGACCCCAACGACCCGTCGGGCAACCTGGTGGTGGATAGCTGGATTCAGCGTGTGCAGCCTTCAGCGGAATTGGCCGCAGCGATCGCCACGACCAGCCCTGCCGATTTGCCCGCGCTCTATGCCCGCTCTGGCATCTGGTACGAGGCGATCGCCAGCCTCACAGACCCCTATCGCCAGCCCACCGATGGGGCGATCGTGACCCAATGGCAAAATTTGCTGAACTCCGTTGGGTTGAGCAACATTGCGGCTGAACTGCCCATCGCTCCGCCAAACCTATCGCAGCGATCGCCCCAATAG
- a CDS encoding 4-hydroxy-3-methylbut-2-enyl diphosphate reductase, with protein MDTKAFKRSLNNSENYHRKGFGHDAEVSGQMQSEYQSDLIQQIRDNGYTLTRGDVTIRLAQAFGFCWGVERAVAMAYETRQHFPTERIWITNEIIHNPSVNQRLRDMQVQFIPVADGQKDFSGIESGDVVILPAFGASVQEMQLLNDKGCTIVDTTCPWVSKVWNSVEKHKKNDYTSIIHGKYNHEETIATSSFAGTYLIVLNLEQAQYVADYILRGGDRQEFLAKFKNAYSDGFDPDRDLECVGIANQTTMLKGETEQIGKLFERTMMQKYGPDQLNQHFLAFNTICDATQERQDAMYDLVDAPLDLMVVVGGYNSSNTTHLQEIAIDRSIPSYHIDSGDRIGPGNRVEHKPLHHDLTVTENWLPDGPITVGITSGASTPDRIVAEVIEKIFELKGALALA; from the coding sequence ATGGATACCAAAGCATTTAAGCGATCGCTCAACAACTCCGAAAACTATCACCGCAAGGGCTTCGGCCACGACGCAGAAGTCTCCGGGCAGATGCAGTCGGAATATCAGAGTGACCTGATCCAGCAGATCCGCGACAACGGCTATACCCTCACGCGGGGCGACGTGACGATTCGGCTGGCCCAGGCCTTCGGTTTTTGCTGGGGCGTAGAGCGGGCGGTGGCCATGGCCTACGAAACGCGGCAGCACTTCCCCACAGAACGCATCTGGATTACCAACGAAATCATCCACAACCCGTCTGTAAACCAGCGTTTGCGAGACATGCAGGTGCAGTTTATCCCGGTGGCTGATGGACAGAAAGACTTTTCCGGCATTGAGTCGGGCGACGTGGTAATTTTGCCCGCCTTTGGCGCAAGCGTCCAGGAAATGCAGTTGCTCAACGACAAAGGCTGCACGATCGTAGATACGACCTGTCCCTGGGTGTCGAAGGTGTGGAACTCGGTGGAAAAGCACAAGAAAAATGACTACACCTCCATCATCCACGGCAAATACAACCACGAAGAGACGATCGCCACCAGTTCCTTTGCTGGGACGTACCTGATTGTGCTGAATCTGGAGCAGGCGCAGTACGTAGCGGATTATATTTTGCGAGGGGGCGATCGCCAGGAATTTCTCGCCAAGTTCAAAAACGCCTATTCCGACGGCTTTGACCCTGACCGCGACCTAGAGTGCGTCGGCATCGCCAACCAGACCACCATGCTCAAGGGCGAAACGGAGCAAATCGGCAAGCTGTTTGAACGCACCATGATGCAGAAATACGGCCCCGACCAACTGAATCAGCACTTCCTCGCCTTCAATACCATCTGCGACGCGACGCAGGAACGGCAGGATGCCATGTATGACCTAGTAGACGCGCCCCTAGACCTGATGGTGGTCGTCGGCGGCTACAATTCCTCCAACACGACGCACCTGCAAGAAATCGCCATCGATCGCAGCATTCCGTCCTACCACATCGACAGTGGCGATCGCATCGGGCCCGGCAACCGCGTCGAACACAAGCCGCTGCACCATGACCTGACCGTCACCGAAAACTGGCTGCCCGACGGGCCCATCACCGTCGGCATCACCTCCGGAGCCTCCACCCCCGATCGCATCGTGGCGGAAGTGATCGAGAAAATTTTTGAGCTAAAAGGGGCCCTGGCGCTGGCTTGA